The following nucleotide sequence is from Ferroacidibacillus organovorans.
GGGATGAGAATGGTCACACGCTCTGGCACAGTTTTACTTCCTCCTGACGACCCATTTTCGGTCGGTCCATGTGAAGCCTACGCACGCTTTGGGGCAGAGTGGGGCGCGAGTGAGGTGACGGTGACGGCCTGCCGCCCCATTGCGACATAGCTGTTCTCAAACGTTTTGCGCGGGATGGCTTGGCGTGTGCCTGTCAGCGGGTTGTTCACATAGACATCGCGCGCGTTATAGCCGACGAGCAGCACTGCGTGCTCTTGCCATGTGGCGCGCACACGTCCGGTCGGACTCTGCCATGTGATAAAAGGGACGCGCGCCGTGTAGTCGATCGTGGTCCACACAATGATTGGCCGCCCGGTGTTTAAAACGGAGAGCAGGCTGCGAAACGGCCTTCCTGTAATGTCTAGCGCCCTATTTTGTGCCAAGCGATTGAGCAGATTGGCGATGGGGGTGTGATAGACCCCGTAGCCCGGCGCGTTTCCTCGCATGCTCCCCACAAAACCGCGTTCCGGATTTCCCCAGGAGAGAATCGACCCGCTCGGTGATTGAGTGAGCGGTGTTTTATCGCGCGCAATCTTTTAGGCAAGCTCCGCTAGGGTCACCCGGATATGCAGATCGCGCAAGAGCATAGCCAGGCTTGTAATCTCACACCCGTTTTGATACTGAGGCAATTGGCTGATCCGCGTGACGCGCAGGAGCAATCCGGTTCCACCTTGCGCCGAAAAAAGATCGGCCTGTCCCATCGCTGCGCCTTCAAGCTGAAATTGCCGACGCAGCATGAGTGGCGAATCGGTCAGTGCAGTGCTTGGAAAAAGTGAAAAGATGAGCGCCGTCAGGAGTGGAACTATCAGATAAATTCTGCCGAGATGAAGGAGCCACTCGTATACGGCGCGCTTTTGTTTCGCCAAAAATCCCTGTTCGGGCATGCCCGGTGATAGGCTGGTCTGGATCATAAAATGGAAAAGGGGCGCTCGCCGCAAAGCGGTTTACTCAAACGTTCAGCCACGACGCGAGTTCGCCTTCGTTCACTGCGTGGCCAACGTAGAATGGACCGAATTCGGCATAGCGGGCGCTCACTTCATCAAAGCGCATTTCATAGATCAGCTTTTTAAATTCAAGTGGATCGTGAGCGTAGAGAGTGACACCCCACTCCCAATCATCAAATCCGATCGATCCCGTAATAATCTGATGGACGCGTCCAGCATAGGATCTTCCAATCATGCCGTGACTTGTCATCAGTTCGATACGCTTTTCCTTCTCGAGCATGTACCAGTTATCGTCGGCGCTTCTGCGTTTGTTCATGGGATAAAAGCAGATATGTTTCGGCTCTGTGCTGAGTTTTGGCTCAAGTCTTCCTTTGAGACGCGGGTCCTCCCTCGGATCGGAGCCTGGTTTTGACAAATAGCTGCTCAACTCAACAATTGATACATAGGAATAGGCAGGAACCAGTTCGTCTGCGATCTCCAGTTTTTCAAACTCTGTTTTGCAGGCGACCAGTTCTTCCATCGTCTTGCGAAAATGAACGAACAGCAAATCGGCTTTGTGTCCGGCAATCAAATAGGAGCCAAAACTGCCGTCTTCTCGGTCTTCAAGACTGTGCTGGCTACGCACGTAGGCCTGCAGGGATTCGATGCGCTGTTGCCGCATCTCGGGGGTCATACTTTTAAAGGAAGCCCAGTCTACTGTTCGAAAGTCGTGATATGCATACCAACCTTCAATGGTTTGGGTCGGTTCGCTCATCGTTTTCGCCTCATTTCAATTCACATGCGCTACGCTCTAAGCGTAGCGCACTTCAGGTGTCAGGCGCAAATCATTCCTTTGACGATAAATGGAACAAATCACAAAAAAATGCGACGTAACGCGGATCAAAACGCGTTCCCGACAGTTGCTTGATTTCTTCGAGAGCGGCTGTGTGCGCAACGCCGCGCGTCACACTCTGCGCATACAAATCGGTGATCGCAACGATCCGCGCCAGAGGGGAGATTTCATCACCCGCCAGATGAAACGGAAACCCCGTGCCATCGTATGCTTCGTGATGGTGGAAAATGGCGGTGTACACATTTCCGGGGAGCCACTCGACTGTAAGCATTTCAAGTGTGAAAAAGGGGTGTTGCTGATAGCGTTTCCAAGCCTCCATCGAGCGCTTGGGGTCTTTGATGATCTCCGGTTCCACCATGGTGAGTCCGTAATCAGCGAGCCTGCTGAGAAAAACAGCCGACGGTTCATCATTGGCTGTCTCGGGGCAAACCTTGGCGAGCGCTCTCGTATAAAATGTCCGGACATCGAGCAGATGCGCAAAATTAGGTTCAATCAGTTCGAGTGCGTCCGTGACATCCAGAAGGACGACGAACTGTTCGAGCTTCGTCCACTCTTCTGCGGTGAGTGGGTAGGTGGGGTGCTTGTGGGATAGCGGGGCACTCCACGACTCTTGCAAGGTTTGTGCAGTCTGCCACGCTGACCAGTTGCGCGAGCGTCCAAACATCACGGACGCTTTTTGCAGCAAGCGGAGTGCGAGTGAAGGATTGCCAGCGTGGTATGCGACGATGGCCAAGATTTGCGACAGACTGGCGATCTCTTCACGTTCAAATTGAAGATAGCTTCGCCACACGACATCCAGTGCGCGCTTTGCCGTCTCCATTGCGTCATCTAACTGATCGAGCGCGAAATCAAGCTGCGTTTGTACAGTATAGGCTGGAAGATAGGCATAATTGCCAAACTGGTGCGCTTTTGCGAGATCTTCGTCGGCTTTTTCAAATTGCTTCCGTTCAAGGTGCGCCATGGCGCGATTGGTATAGATCTCGGGGAGAATGAACAAAAGTTGATGCGTGATTGCCAATTGCAGGCTTTTGTTTAGATTGCATAGCGCATCATCCAGTTGCCCCAGTTCACCGAGCAACATACCGTAATTGCCCAACAGGGATGCTAGCAATGAGTGAGGGATGGGAATGTCGCTATGCAATAAAGTTTCGAGGATGAGCCGCGCTTCCTGGCTGTTTCCGCTTCGCCTTTCGATTAGCGCTAGATGCATTTGAAATCGAATGCGTGAGACAGGATCTTGACTCAATTCGGCAGCGTGCGTAAAGGCGGATCTTGCATGGTCAATCTCACCCAATTGAACAAAGATTTTTCCTAGTTCATCCCATACGACATCTTTCATTTCATGGTCATTCGTACATGCGAGAATGGCTTTGTAAGCTTCAATCGCAGCGTGATAAAATTTAAGAGCAGCGTATTTCAGCGCTTGATCAAATAAATTTTTACAAATGCAATTGGGAGGGTCGTGTGTCAACACAGGCCCCCCTTTCAATATTTTAATTGCTTTGAAAGAGAAAGAACGTTTACCAGATTTCACGCCAGCCATGCGATGTTGAGGTTGTCGTTGACGTTCCTGTTGGAGAAATCACGAAGAGGTTGAGTGCAAAAAAGCTGGCGCACACTGCGAATGTGAGCACGGGGATGCTCCGTTTGAAAAATTTGGACACAAAAATCCCTTCTTTCGGTTAGGGTTCCGGCAACCCGGCTGCCTTGGCGACTGTGCATGCGCTTTAGGTCCGTGGCTTTGCGCCCTTACTTTTCAGTAAGTTTGCCTGATTAATATTTAGCAGTTTTGTTGAGTACTGTCAATATTTTGTTTATAGTAGTTTGTGAAGCTGTACGCGGGCTTCACATCCAGCCTTGAAATGATCGATTGATGAAGGCGTTAGGGGGAGCATACGTGAGTCGTCTTGTGCGTGTCGGCATCATTGGATGTGGCGGTATTGCGAATGGAAAACACTTGCCGAGTTTAAAGAAAGTCAAGGATGTTTCGATTGTCGCGTTTTGCGACCTGGAAGTGGACCGCGCCGAAAAGGCGCGCGCTTCCTATGGCTCAGAAGACGCGGTGGTCTATACCGATTATCGCGAGCTGTTGAAAGACGGAAGCATTGAAGTGATCCATGTGTGCACGCCGAATGACAGCCACGCGGAGATTACGGTTGCGTCGCTTTACGCGGGTAAACATGTGATGTGTGAGAAGCCGATGGCAAAGACTGCGGCGGAAGCAAAACAGATGATCGATGCGGCGAATGCGACGGGCAAGAAGCTGACAATCGGGTATCAGAATCGCTTCCGTCCTGACTCTCAGTACTTAAAGAAAGCGTGCGACAAGGGCGAACTGGGTGACGTGTACTTTGCAAAGGCACATGCGATTCGCCGACGCGCCGTGCCAACGTGGGGCGTGTTTCTTGACGAGGAGAAGCAAGGTGGTGGCCCACTGATTGATATAGGCACACATGCGCTTGATTTGGCGTTATGGATGATGGACAATTACAAACCCAAGGCGGTTCTTGGAACAACGTTTCACAAGCTTGGCAAACGGGAAAATGCGGCGAATGCGTGGGGACCTTGGGATCCTGCCAAATTTACGGTTGAAGATTCGGCGTTTGGCATGGTGACAATGGAGAATGGCGCGACAATTATGCTTGAGTCCAGTTGGGCGCTAAACACCCTTCAGGTCGGTGAGGCGCGCTGTTCGCTTTCGGGGACAGAAGGCGGCGCGGACATGCAAGATGGACTCCGGATCAACGGCGAACAGTTTGGAAAGTTGTACACGACGAACGTAGAGCTTGGCGCGGGCGGTGTTGATTTTTATGACGGCGAGAAGGAGAGTGCGGCAGACCTTGAGGCGCGTCTCTGGATTGAGGCGGTGCGCGAAGATCGCACACCTGTCGTACTGCCGGAACAAGCATACGTCGTCACTCAGATTCTTGAAGCGATTTACGAGTCTGCAAAAACAGGCGAGGCAGTCTACTTCTAAATTTTGTGGGGAACTGCGGTTCCCCTTTTTTATTTCCTAAATCACGGGACAGTGGAGGTCGTCTTATGGATGGGCTGAAGTTGCGAAACGTAGGCAAGACGGATCTTCAACTGTCGGCGCTCGGTTTAGGTTGTTGGCAATTCAGCAACGGACGCGGACTGATTGGCGGATATTGGTCAAGCATCGCGGAGCGCGGTGTGAGCGAAATCGTCAAAACAACGTTGGATGGTGGCATCAACTGGTTCGATACGGCAGAGATTTACGGTCGCGGTGGATCAGAGCGCACCCTTGCGAATGCGTTGTCGCGACTTGCCGTTGCGACAGACCGTGTTGTGATCGCGACGAAATGGTGGCCGCTGGGACGGCGCGCCGCTTCGATTGCCCAGACATTTCCTGAGCGAGTCAAATGCCTCAGTCCATACCCGATTGCGCTTCACCAGATTCATCAACCGTTTTCGCTCGCCTCGATTCCGAGTCAGATGAGAGAGATGGCTCGCCTCTATGAACAAGGGCTGATTCGCGCGGTTGGTGTCAGCAATTTTAGTGCGGCACAAATGCGTGTCGCTTACAAGGCGCTCGCCGGCTACGGTATTCCACTTGCGTCAAACCAAGTAAAGTACAGCTTGCTGGATCGACGGATCGAGCGAAATGGCGTACTTGACACAGCACGTGAACTGGGCATTTCAATTATTGCATATTCACCGCTTGAGCAAGGGATTCTCACGGGGGCATTTCATCGCGCCCCGGAACGACTCAGGACGCTTCGCGGTGCGCGCAAACTCCAGGTGACTGCAAAGCGAATTGAGACGAGCAGGATGTTGATCGATCGCCTAGAAGAAATCGCTAAAAAACACGACGCCACTGCATCACAGGTTTCGCTGCACGCGCTTGTTACGCTTCACGAAGAAGCTGTCTTTGCGATCCCAGGGGCGTCAAGTGTTCAACAGGCGCAAGAAAATGCCGGCGCGTTGCATCTTTCACTCTCGGATGATGAGCGAAGGGAGATTCAGGAAATGAGTTTGCGTGTGTCTGACAATGGGTGATGGTTCGCGATCTGGCACCGTGAGGATCGCGCAATATTTCGTGGTGCGACCGATAGAAAAGTTGACTTCTAAATTGTCTATGATTATCGTAAAAATAGTATCGTAAATAAGTTATTTTGTGTCTGCGCAAACGTTTGCGCTACCGTCTATACATTTGATCGGCACTCATTAAAATTCATGAGGGGGATTTGAATGGCCAACCGCGTTAGAAAAATGTCCACTGCGCTCACGGTTGCGCTCGCATTGACAAACGTTTTTCCACTTGACGGCTATATTGCAAGCGCTTCCACAGCGAAACAGATCGCTGTCACGTTTCAGGTGACTCTGCCTCAGGCGCCGTCGGGTTCCGTGTATGTTACAGGAAATGCGCCAGAACTCGGCAATTGGACTCCGACAAGCGGTGCTGGTCCCTTTAGCGCTACAGCGACACCGGATGTGTATACCGATACAGTCATGATGAGCCCAGGAGAGGCATTTCAGTACAAATTTGTTGAGATCAGTGGGACAACGGTGAATTGGGCGCCTGGGAGCAATTTTTCCTATGTGGTGCCAACCAATGTTACCGCAGTGACGGTTGCCGACGCCTACGCAGCGACAACATCCCCTGCGCCGACGATTCTGACATCTGCGCTTCCGGCTGCAACAATGGATTTTCCTTATTCTTCTGTGATTCTGACGGTCAACGACGGTGCAGATCCGTATAGCTACAGCGAGCAAGGCGCATTGCCGCCTGGTCTCCTGTTTGCGAGCGGGAGTTTTTATGGGACGCCATTGGCGTCAGGGACATATCCGATCACGGTGACGGTAAAAGACAACTATGGAGCATCACAAACAGCAAACTATACACTTTCGGTGGGGCTTCCGCTGACCCCGTTGATCCAGAATGCGACACTTCCTGCCGCCACGGTTGGGCTTCCCTACCGTGCACAACTTCAGGTGATCGGAGGAGTATCTCCCTACACCTTCGCGACGGTAACTGGCGCAACGTATGGAAGTCTGCCTGCGGGGGTGTCGCTCTCTTCGGGCGGCACGCTTACAGGAATTCCTCAGGTGCCGGGTTCTAGCACGTTTACAGTCTCCGTGACAGACGCCAATCAGAGGTCGTCGTCACAAACCATTTCATTGCTCGTAAACGCAGCTGCGATTCATGTCAGCGCCCCGCCGATGACGGCGGGATTCTCTAGCGCGACGCTGGTTGTTTCTGGCATCGGCACAGATTTTCAAAGCGGCGTGACGACGGTGTCGATCGGCGACGCGGTCAATGGAACGATGAACCTGACGGCAGATACGTCTATAACGTCGCCCTCCGCGCTCACGATTGCACTGCCTGGAGGAGATGCGGGGCTTGGCGCTGGAACGTACACGTTGAGTATCACGACGAGTGGGCAAACCCAAACGGCCACGGTGCTTATCGCACCGTTTACAAGTGCGACGACGGTTCAGTGGGATGGCATTTATACTACGCAGTCGGGCAGCTATCTCAGCAATCCGAATCCCGCGCCTGGATCGATGGTCACGATTGGGTTTCGCGCTTACAGCGGAAATTTGACGTCTGCCGTGTTGAATTACTATGACACGGCGCAAGGGAAAGGATTTGCGGTCACTATGACGCCTGGGAAAACGTTCGGTCCCTATCAGCTGTATACGGCGACGATTCCAGCGTCAAACGGCGGGACGATTTATTATCGCTTCAACCTGTATGACGGTCAGAACACGGCCTGTCTATCTGGTGACGGTCTGCATACAGGAGATACGACGAACGACAATTTTGCAGTGCCCGTCGGGGGAATGTCCTTTTCTACTTTACACGCGAATGCGGGAGACTTAATCACTGCAAATGACAGCGTCGGTGATTTTAGCGCGGGGACAACCGTCGCAAATTTTGTCAACGCGAGCGGACAAGTGGTGTCATCTGCTGCTGGGCAAAACGCGGGATGGAACTCGGTTCAATTTTCGGTTCCTTCCGGAATCGCTCAGGGACTGTACACGGTTGATGTCGTCACACAGGCCAAAGACAGCAACGGCGTCGTCAACAGTCAACTCGATCGCACATCCCTCTTGGCGGTCGGCCCGGGACACTACTGGTTTGACGATTTGAAACATGACTCATTCCAACCGTTTTATCGCAGTCCGTTTGGTGCGATACCCGTCGGGACGAGCGTAACACTGCGCTTGCGCGGACCGCTTGGACTTGTGAATCCAGCATTGCGGCTGTGGGGCGCGGCGGGAAATGCGGCAGAGACCGATTTGCCGATGACCCCTGTGACGATGAGTGCAAGCCAGATTGCACTAGCGACGGGGGACAATCCAGCCAATTACTCGTGGTGGCAAGTGACGATTCCGGCGACGGATATCACGCAGACAGGCGACATGTGGTACCAATTCATGGGGCAGTATCATGGACAGACGATCTATTACGATGACAACGGCGCACAGGTTGAAGGAATTGGGCAGCCGGGATTCTCGGCAGGTGGTCCGAGTTATCAACTCTCGGTGTATCAGGCGGGATATCAGACGCCGACATGGCTCAAGCATGCGGTCATCTATCAGATTTTTCCTGATCGATTTTTCAACGGAAACATTGCAAATGACCAGAATCCGAATGTCGACAAAACGGTGGGCACACTGCCAAACGGGCAGGAGGGACTCGTTCCGATTCAATTTCACAAAAACTGGTACAGTCTTCCGTATGACCCGGCGATCACGGCAAACCCGTCTGATCCAAACTACCAGCAAGAATTGAAGCTTCGCGGGTCGGGACAGTGGAGTTCTGACTTTTTTGGCGGTGACTTGCGCGGCATTCAATACAAACTTGACTATCTAAAAAGTCTTGGCGTCAATACGCTGTACCTCAATCCGATCTTTCAGTCGAGTTCAAATCACAAGTACGATACAGGCAATTTCATGAAGATCGATCCCGGGTTTGGCACGATGCAGGAGTGGTTGAATCTGGTGCGCGCGGCGAAGGCGCGCGGCATGCATATCATCCTGGATACGGCGTTTGAGGACACAGGGAGCAATAGTGTCTACTTTAACAAGTTCGGCACGTACAACTCGGTGGGGGCGTGGCAGCAATACAAGAATCCTAGCGTCACGTCACCTTACTATAACTGGTTTGAATGGACGGGCAATCCGGCTTCTCCGTACAATTCGTGGTTCGGGTTTGATACGCTGCCGCTTGCCAATACCAGCAATCCAAGCTATCAAAACTTTGTTTACGGAGGAAAGAACGCCGTCGCAAAATACTGGATTGAACAGGGGGCGTCTGGTTGGCGGCTCGACTCGGCGGACAACAGCAATTTTAGTGTCGCATGGTGGTCTGCTTTTCGCAGTGCCGTCAAATCGATTGATCCAAATGCGGCGATCATCGGTGAGATTTGGAACAATGCAACGAATGACAATGGCACCAACTGGTTTCAGGGGAACACGTTTGACTCTGTGATGAATTATCAGTTCCGAAACGCCGTGATCGATTTTTTCCGCGGAAACTACAACGATGGCAATGTCACGCATTCGCAGGTCGACGCGAGTGGGTTTAACAACGAGTTGATGCGACTTTATAGCGAGTATCCGCTACAGTCGTTTTACTCGTTGATGAATCTCGTCGATTCACACGACACGATGCGCATTCTGTCTATTCTGAGCAACGCGCCGAGTCCGACTGCGATGAGTGCGTATCAGCAGGCAACCTGGCAGCCGAGTGCGGCAGATGCGGCGACGGGGATCGCAAAACTGAAGCTCGTTTCAGACTTCCAGTTCGCGTTTCCCGGCAATCCGACCGTCTACTACGGAGACGAGGCGGGGGCGCTCGGCTACAAAGATCCGCTGGATCGCGGAACGTATCCGTGGGGGCGCGCTAATACGGATCTCGTGAATCACTACCGCTTGCTTGGTGCGATTCGCGGTGCGAATCCAGTGCTTCAGACGGGGACCTTTACGCCGCTCTATACACAAGGGGGCGTCTATGCCTTTGCGCGTACGATAACGGGCGGCAAAGACGTGTTTGGCGCACCGGCGCAGGACGCATCCGCCATATTTGCGATGAACAATGCGGCGAGTGGCTCGACGGTAACGATCCCCGTGCAG
It contains:
- the hemQ gene encoding hydrogen peroxide-dependent heme synthase gives rise to the protein MSEPTQTIEGWYAYHDFRTVDWASFKSMTPEMRQQRIESLQAYVRSQHSLEDREDGSFGSYLIAGHKADLLFVHFRKTMEELVACKTEFEKLEIADELVPAYSYVSIVELSSYLSKPGSDPREDPRLKGRLEPKLSTEPKHICFYPMNKRRSADDNWYMLEKEKRIELMTSHGMIGRSYAGRVHQIITGSIGFDDWEWGVTLYAHDPLEFKKLIYEMRFDEVSARYAEFGPFYVGHAVNEGELASWLNV
- a CDS encoding Gfo/Idh/MocA family protein, which encodes MSRLVRVGIIGCGGIANGKHLPSLKKVKDVSIVAFCDLEVDRAEKARASYGSEDAVVYTDYRELLKDGSIEVIHVCTPNDSHAEITVASLYAGKHVMCEKPMAKTAAEAKQMIDAANATGKKLTIGYQNRFRPDSQYLKKACDKGELGDVYFAKAHAIRRRAVPTWGVFLDEEKQGGGPLIDIGTHALDLALWMMDNYKPKAVLGTTFHKLGKRENAANAWGPWDPAKFTVEDSAFGMVTMENGATIMLESSWALNTLQVGEARCSLSGTEGGADMQDGLRINGEQFGKLYTTNVELGAGGVDFYDGEKESAADLEARLWIEAVREDRTPVVLPEQAYVVTQILEAIYESAKTGEAVYF
- a CDS encoding alpha-amylase family glycosyl hydrolase, which encodes MANRVRKMSTALTVALALTNVFPLDGYIASASTAKQIAVTFQVTLPQAPSGSVYVTGNAPELGNWTPTSGAGPFSATATPDVYTDTVMMSPGEAFQYKFVEISGTTVNWAPGSNFSYVVPTNVTAVTVADAYAATTSPAPTILTSALPAATMDFPYSSVILTVNDGADPYSYSEQGALPPGLLFASGSFYGTPLASGTYPITVTVKDNYGASQTANYTLSVGLPLTPLIQNATLPAATVGLPYRAQLQVIGGVSPYTFATVTGATYGSLPAGVSLSSGGTLTGIPQVPGSSTFTVSVTDANQRSSSQTISLLVNAAAIHVSAPPMTAGFSSATLVVSGIGTDFQSGVTTVSIGDAVNGTMNLTADTSITSPSALTIALPGGDAGLGAGTYTLSITTSGQTQTATVLIAPFTSATTVQWDGIYTTQSGSYLSNPNPAPGSMVTIGFRAYSGNLTSAVLNYYDTAQGKGFAVTMTPGKTFGPYQLYTATIPASNGGTIYYRFNLYDGQNTACLSGDGLHTGDTTNDNFAVPVGGMSFSTLHANAGDLITANDSVGDFSAGTTVANFVNASGQVVSSAAGQNAGWNSVQFSVPSGIAQGLYTVDVVTQAKDSNGVVNSQLDRTSLLAVGPGHYWFDDLKHDSFQPFYRSPFGAIPVGTSVTLRLRGPLGLVNPALRLWGAAGNAAETDLPMTPVTMSASQIALATGDNPANYSWWQVTIPATDITQTGDMWYQFMGQYHGQTIYYDDNGAQVEGIGQPGFSAGGPSYQLSVYQAGYQTPTWLKHAVIYQIFPDRFFNGNIANDQNPNVDKTVGTLPNGQEGLVPIQFHKNWYSLPYDPAITANPSDPNYQQELKLRGSGQWSSDFFGGDLRGIQYKLDYLKSLGVNTLYLNPIFQSSSNHKYDTGNFMKIDPGFGTMQEWLNLVRAAKARGMHIILDTAFEDTGSNSVYFNKFGTYNSVGAWQQYKNPSVTSPYYNWFEWTGNPASPYNSWFGFDTLPLANTSNPSYQNFVYGGKNAVAKYWIEQGASGWRLDSADNSNFSVAWWSAFRSAVKSIDPNAAIIGEIWNNATNDNGTNWFQGNTFDSVMNYQFRNAVIDFFRGNYNDGNVTHSQVDASGFNNELMRLYSEYPLQSFYSLMNLVDSHDTMRILSILSNAPSPTAMSAYQQATWQPSAADAATGIAKLKLVSDFQFAFPGNPTVYYGDEAGALGYKDPLDRGTYPWGRANTDLVNHYRLLGAIRGANPVLQTGTFTPLYTQGGVYAFARTITGGKDVFGAPAQDASAIFAMNNAASGSTVTIPVQGTVADGTAMLDELSGQWYTVANGSVTLPLGAYQGALLIANPSAPVAMMQSTSTNTWLQWTPVAGARGYRVYVKRSDGTYQPVGKKLSRDTLRLDVTTLRSARANVFRVLALTGDGKGEAGDGQGLAQNPASSCAVTVPAANLSIGQPIATVKKQKVKITLPAVASASAYKVYEKTSDGSYGLIETVPAAQDSQGEDAQGAANKANGADLRQVVLRVPASGSLVFEVAAQNQDDYVVTQPVTATVAIPPQTPPVK
- a CDS encoding HD domain-containing phosphohydrolase produces the protein MTHDPPNCICKNLFDQALKYAALKFYHAAIEAYKAILACTNDHEMKDVVWDELGKIFVQLGEIDHARSAFTHAAELSQDPVSRIRFQMHLALIERRSGNSQEARLILETLLHSDIPIPHSLLASLLGNYGMLLGELGQLDDALCNLNKSLQLAITHQLLFILPEIYTNRAMAHLERKQFEKADEDLAKAHQFGNYAYLPAYTVQTQLDFALDQLDDAMETAKRALDVVWRSYLQFEREEIASLSQILAIVAYHAGNPSLALRLLQKASVMFGRSRNWSAWQTAQTLQESWSAPLSHKHPTYPLTAEEWTKLEQFVVLLDVTDALELIEPNFAHLLDVRTFYTRALAKVCPETANDEPSAVFLSRLADYGLTMVEPEIIKDPKRSMEAWKRYQQHPFFTLEMLTVEWLPGNVYTAIFHHHEAYDGTGFPFHLAGDEISPLARIVAITDLYAQSVTRGVAHTAALEEIKQLSGTRFDPRYVAFFCDLFHLSSKE
- a CDS encoding aldo/keto reductase — protein: MDGLKLRNVGKTDLQLSALGLGCWQFSNGRGLIGGYWSSIAERGVSEIVKTTLDGGINWFDTAEIYGRGGSERTLANALSRLAVATDRVVIATKWWPLGRRAASIAQTFPERVKCLSPYPIALHQIHQPFSLASIPSQMREMARLYEQGLIRAVGVSNFSAAQMRVAYKALAGYGIPLASNQVKYSLLDRRIERNGVLDTARELGISIIAYSPLEQGILTGAFHRAPERLRTLRGARKLQVTAKRIETSRMLIDRLEEIAKKHDATASQVSLHALVTLHEEAVFAIPGASSVQQAQENAGALHLSLSDDERREIQEMSLRVSDNG